A part of Terriglobia bacterium genomic DNA contains:
- a CDS encoding PilZ domain-containing protein, producing the protein MPQNVGRALPDPSLFVVERRKEYRLDIRIPIVISGIDSKKLQRFEVKAVTRNVTRYGACFELGRGLVREGSTLTLALGNKFEAKCRVAWINEGANNLEVLGVEFVSVKGQWVLYDSQ; encoded by the coding sequence ATGCCACAGAATGTGGGCCGGGCTCTCCCCGATCCAAGTCTCTTTGTCGTTGAACGACGCAAAGAATATCGCCTGGACATACGAATTCCTATTGTGATCTCCGGGATTGATTCCAAAAAACTCCAGCGGTTTGAAGTAAAGGCGGTCACCCGAAATGTCACCCGCTATGGGGCGTGTTTCGAGTTAGGCCGTGGACTGGTTCGAGAAGGATCGACGTTGACCCTGGCCCTGGGAAACAAGTTCGAGGCGAAATGCCGGGTGGCCTGGATCAACGAAGGCGCCAATAACTTAGAGGTTCTGGGTGTGGAGTTCGTTTCGGTCAAGGGACAGTGGGTTCTGTATGACAGTCAGTAA